Part of the Aquimarina sp. MAR_2010_214 genome is shown below.
TCTCTAATTTAGGGAAAATAAAAGAATGTTTTGAATTCTATGATCAAAATTGCCGCTATTATACCTGCTTTTAATGAAGAAGAGAATATTGAAGCTGTTGTTGATAGTATTATTGATATTAAAAGCCTACAGTTTGGGATTGACCCTATTGTTGTTAATGACTGTTCGAGAGATAGAACTGTTGAGATTGTAAAATCTTTAAACTGTACAGTTCTTGACTTACCTGTAAACCTTGGAATTGGAGGGGCTGTTCAAACGGGGTTTAAATATGCTTATGAAAATAAATATGATTATGCGATACAGGTAGATGGTGATGGTCAGCATCCTGCTAATGAAATAGAGAAACTATTTTTAAATATGATTAAGGATAATTGTGATGTAATTATAGGTTCTCGTTTTATTCTTAATGAAGGTTTTCAATCTACTGCTTTAAGACGTTTTGGGATTCAATATTTTATGTGGCTAAATAAGGTATTGTTAGGAATTAAAATTACTGATTGTACATCGGGATTTAGATTGGTTAATTGTAAAGTTCTTAAGTTGGTATGTGATTATTATCCTGATGAATATCCCGAACCAGAGTCTATTGTGTTTTTTCGATTGAATAATTTAAAGATTAAAGAAGTTCCTGTTGAGATGAAAGAGAGGTTAGGAGGGGTTTCTTCTATAGGGTTTGTTTCATCTGTATATTATATGATTAAGGTTACATTAGGAATTTTTTTTACTTTTATTCGTGTTAAGTTTCAAAAAAACACTTAATTGTTTCTTAAATCTATTGAAATGGAAAAAATTCAAATTATTGCTATTATTGCGAGCTTGCTTTTTACATTTTTTGTAATTAGACTGATTGTAAGAGGGAAGTTAAGAGAGGAATATTCGATTATATGGATTTGTTGCACGTTTTTCTTAATTCTTTTTTCATTTTGGCGAGAAGGGTTAGACTATGTTTCTAATATTTTAGGGATATATGAACCTCCAAATTTTGTTTTTACAGTAAGTGTTTTTATGATTTTCATGTATTTGCTACATATTAGTATTGTTGTGTCTAGACTTTATGAACAAAATAAGAAACTTGCACAAGAGATAGCATTATTAAAAAACAAAGAGGATAAAAAACAATAGGTTTGAATAAAAAAATTGCAATTTCACAATCAAATTATATTCCTTGGAAGGGATATTTTGACATGATCAACATGGTTGATGTGTTTGTGATTTATGATGAAGTTCAGTATACAAAAAATGATTGGCGTAATCGAAATATTGTAAAGACTAAAAAAGGTACTGAATGGATTACGATTCCCGTTAAGCATAAAAGTTTGGATCAAAGAATCGATGAAATAGAGGTTTTTTTACCTAAATGGAATGTGAAACATTGGAAGACTATACAGGCAATATATGGTAGAGCTCCTTTTTTTAAAAATTATAAAGAACGGTTCGAGAAATTGTATTTAGAAATAGATACTTTAATGTTGAGTGAAATCAACAAGAAGTTTATTTTAGAGATTTGTGATATTTTAAATATAAAAACTCAGATAATTGATAGTAAAGAACTTTTTCTTGTTGGAGATGCAAATGAAAGATTAATCGATGCTTGTAACAAATTGGAAGCAAAAGTTTA
Proteins encoded:
- a CDS encoding WbqC family protein — its product is MNKKIAISQSNYIPWKGYFDMINMVDVFVIYDEVQYTKNDWRNRNIVKTKKGTEWITIPVKHKSLDQRIDEIEVFLPKWNVKHWKTIQAIYGRAPFFKNYKERFEKLYLEIDTLMLSEINKKFILEICDILNIKTQIIDSKELFLVGDANERLIDACNKLEAKVYVSGPAAKSYIKNELFHENSIEIEWINYSGYKEYNQMSIPFEHGVSVLDLIFNEGEKANLFLKSFNS
- a CDS encoding DUF2304 domain-containing protein is translated as MEKIQIIAIIASLLFTFFVIRLIVRGKLREEYSIIWICCTFFLILFSFWREGLDYVSNILGIYEPPNFVFTVSVFMIFMYLLHISIVVSRLYEQNKKLAQEIALLKNKEDKKQ
- a CDS encoding glycosyltransferase family 2 protein codes for the protein MIKIAAIIPAFNEEENIEAVVDSIIDIKSLQFGIDPIVVNDCSRDRTVEIVKSLNCTVLDLPVNLGIGGAVQTGFKYAYENKYDYAIQVDGDGQHPANEIEKLFLNMIKDNCDVIIGSRFILNEGFQSTALRRFGIQYFMWLNKVLLGIKITDCTSGFRLVNCKVLKLVCDYYPDEYPEPESIVFFRLNNLKIKEVPVEMKERLGGVSSIGFVSSVYYMIKVTLGIFFTFIRVKFQKNT